A segment of the Leptolyngbya sp. NIES-3755 genome:
AGTTTGATTTTTTCTTAAGTATTAAGAAGCAAGAAAATTTAGCAATCATCCTAAATTGTAGTTCTATACTTTAAATATGAGGTAGTGATAAATCTCGCTTCAAATTAGCCTTAAGCAATCGATTGAGCCATTAGGAGAATCGGTATGTTTCAAAGAATTTTAGTTGCCCTTGACCATTCTGGAACGAGTCAAAGCGTATTTGAAAAAGCGATCGAGCTTGCCCAAACGAACAAAGCAACTTTGATGTTGATTCACGTAATCAGTCCGCTCGATGAAGGAATTCCAACCCCGCTATATCCAATGCCCGATAGTCTGTATCCTTTGCAGCACGAAGCTTTAATTCGATCGTCGGCTCAATTATTCTCGCAGGCGGAAGAAGCAGGATTGGATATGTTGAGAGCCAAGAATGCAGCCGCGATCGCAGCAGGTGTTCCTTGCGAATTCACTCAGCATGTTGGTGATCCAGGAGAGACTGTTTGCACAATTGCAAAAACTTGGAATGCTGATTTAGTTGTAATGGGTCGCAGAGGTCGATCGGGCTTGACTGAATTCTTCCTGGGTAGCGTGAGCAACTATGTCATGCACCATGCGCCCTGTTCAGTTCTGATTGTTCAAGAAGCATTAGTCGCAGCAGCAACCTGAATCAGAGCCTGAAACCGTTCGTCTGTTTTTAGGAAATTAAAGTTTGAGTCAGTAGCAGCTAAATTTCGATAAATAGAAGGAGAAAGCGCGATCGCTTGTTCTAAACTCTCGATCGCGCTTTCTGTATTCTTTTCAATTGCATAACAACAAGCTTTCCCATACCAAGCACTGGCACTTCTCGCATTAATTTTCAGTGCATTTTCAAAGCTGACAATTGCTTCAGAAATTTGATGGAGCTTGCCTAAAACTTGTCCTCGATAGTTCCAAACATAATCAGAATTCGGCTTAATCTTAATTGCAATATTTAGGTTTGTTAATGCAATTTGATTATCATTTAGTGATGAGAGTGCGATCGCTCGATTGTACCAAGCTTTATAGTTTTCCGGCTTCAGTTCCAGCACTCGATCAAAACTTGCAATCGCGTCTCGATAACGATACAAATTCATCAATGTTTTGCCATGATTTTGCCAGCTTCGATAATCATCTGGCTCTAATTTCAATGCTTGATTAAAACTCGTTAAAGCTTCTTCGTATTGTCCTAATCGACCCAGTGCAATTCCTCGACCTTGCCAAGCCAAACTCATTCTTGGACGGAGCGAAATCACTCGTTCAAAGGTCGCGACTGCATCTTCGTATCGTCCCAATTTTTCTAGAGCGT
Coding sequences within it:
- a CDS encoding UspA protein domain-containing protein (similar to AA sequence:cyanobase_aa:LBDG_52890) is translated as MFQRILVALDHSGTSQSVFEKAIELAQTNKATLMLIHVISPLDEGIPTPLYPMPDSLYPLQHEALIRSSAQLFSQAEEAGLDMLRAKNAAAIAAGVPCEFTQHVGDPGETVCTIAKTWNADLVVMGRRGRSGLTEFFLGSVSNYVMHHAPCSVLIVQEALVAAAT
- a CDS encoding unnamed protein product (similar to AA sequence:cyanobase_aa:LBDG_52880); translation: MLPSDETRYRNVGRSLSLLGRYGQHYTKFEQILAIDPDHPNGLLCRGYALEKLGRYEDAVATFERVISLRPRMSLAWQGRGIALGRLGQYEEALTSFNQALKLEPDDYRSWQNHGKTLMNLYRYRDAIASFDRVLELKPENYKAWYNRAIALSSLNDNQIALTNLNIAIKIKPNSDYVWNYRGQVLGKLHQISEAIVSFENALKINARSASAWYGKACCYAIEKNTESAIESLEQAIALSPSIYRNLAATDSNFNFLKTDERFQALIQVAAATNAS